The sequence gcaaattttcttagttttagctttaaaatcctactcctcctccatccttggatggatttcatccatatttggtgtgaaacatcattggggtcctccttcatccttggatggatttcatccatatatggtgtgaaacatcatttgggaaggacaatcatattttatataaatgaaatagatccgaccactatgggcagaggggcggggccccaaaagggcaaattttcttaatttaagctttaaaatcctactcctctttcatccttggatggatttcatccatatttggtgtgaaacatcattggagaaggacattcatattttatataaatgagcctggtccgacccctaggggctgagggattgGGCCCAAAAAacggcaaattttcttaattttagctttaaaatcctactcctccttcatccttggatggatttcatccatatttggtgtgaaacatcgttggggaagaaggacaatcatattttatataaatgagcctggtccgacccctaggggcagaggggcggggctccaaaaggggaaattttcttaatttaagctttaaaatcctactcctccttcatccttgaatggatttcatccatatttggtgtgaaacatcattggggaaggacaatcatattttatataaatgaaatagatccgatcactatgggcagaggggcggggctccaaaaggtcaaattttcttaatttaagctagatcctactcctccttcatccttggatggattttatccatatttagtgtaaaacatcattggggaaggacaatcatattttatataaatgagcctggtccgacccctaggccgaacaacatgcaaacattttcattaagtctttggttttccaagatggccgctggcccacttcctgttttcaggtttcagtctccaatctcaaggaaaattggtctataggggttttaattgattctgaaggggaactttaggtgaggacaatcatattttataaaggaccgagctaagacccatggggtagtatggcggatgtccaaaatggaagctttgctgaaatttggctttaaaatccgtaaatgggttacaaccatatgtggatgaagggctaccaagtttgttcaatgaatgacatttacctatttcagaaacttacatattcaactaaggagttccttgtattgtttatattaatcgttaaccaatactttatactgtgactttgttgttttgtgcaatgagtcagatgaccgttaaggcccatgggcctcttgttactactaaataagatgtgcatatttataccgtttttacaacaaatgataaaaataacaagtacaaaatatgcaaaaaaggATATAGCATATATGGaagcatttgcttttttattttctgaaatattaacTACCAAATTGGGTGTTTTGCCAAAAATCTAAgtataaaaacacttcaaattggcaCGATCAGTCAACTTGACATGTTAATATTTAGGTTTTTTCTAGCCAATATATTATcgatcatgcattaatatcaaagaaaatgtaattcTTTAAGGCATAAAGCATAAACTGATATAGTTCAGGGtaagattttaaaaatgtttgtatctaaaaagaacaaaaacggtaatgctagctaaattcaaaaggttttgagccgttttcatccttctttatttcttagattgactgaaattattgtatcattCAACTGATTTGTACTAACCTAAAGTTTGTCTTACTATATACCCGaattcatatttcaagtattgcaaaaatagcagatattgtactttaaaagtggtcaaaagtgtaatttctatatattttcttatttttcgggtgttgaaaaaacgactttccgaacatatgttttttaaggactttttttcatggtaaaataGTAAGATCCTCCAACataaaaagcagaaaacaaattctgttgcaattatttagAGGTTaggcatctatttttcgtatttttactggactaTGTGTTCAAATCTGTATACAGAGCTGCATATTTATGGTCCTCCATGTTGAACAGTGAAAACTAAACTGAGTAAATGATTCACATGTGAGTACCATATagtagtgggggaggagaaacaggttcccatgtacccctctggcagtttttcgaaacatggttttttaggaccggtatgatgtctagtttcattttatgcttgttgccattgacaactaatgtcccatggggttcatatggcggccatcttggatttcagtcatcaaaaatggccaaaatcaCACCTTCGCATATACGCGCATatatagagaaccagacaacacaaaaagacaaataaacacattttttaatatgattgaaacatgctgaatacgataaaatcataattatgaCTTTACGTCTTCTCAATTTTGTGAAATGGCGAAAAAATCATGAATTTTTCAGCTTTTTCACTGAAAAAATCGATAAACTACATAATTTTCaccacaagaaaaaaaattattgaaaaaaaacacctGTAGCGGTCATTTCGAATTGGAACTAACCTTTgtctaaacatatgtgtactatgaAAATATAGATCACATGACTGAGGTAGAAAATAGAtagggacccccccccccccaaaaaaaaaaaaaaaaaaaaaaatcaaaaatacatatatctttttAAATTAATGAACTGGTTGATACTGATCGTTCCAGCACGATACTTTTGAATAATTGTTCAATTTTATTCTGTTTAGACAGAAGTCTGATCTGAATGATAAATGTGAGACGCTATGAAGAGGACGGCAAAGAGAAAACGGGTTCGCCATTCAAGCGAATCGGAATCGCCTGCTGAACTTTGTGTTTTGCACCGTAAAACTGGATCtagtggacattttatatcatTCCAATCTGCGAAGCGCGATCCCAACGAACAACTACGTCATTTACTTGGCATTCGTGATCGAAGACTGAAGGAGGATGTTGGTTCGCCTGGTCGTATGGAGGCTATCTGTGATCTTTTTACCGGAAACACTGGGATGGTGTCGATTTAGATAACACTGGCTATCACAGGAActgttatttacatttcacatcGAAGTTAGATCGACTGAAAACAAGTGTATTAGATGAACCTTCTGCATCACAGGCATATTCGCTCCGGAATCAAAAATCTACATCAAGCACTGGTAGCCTTTTCTCCAAAGAATGCATTTTCTGTGACaagtttgaaattaaaatacacGGAAAAACCACCAGGACCATCAGATTTCAAACATGGAAAAACAAAGAGCCTGCATGGAAACGCATTGAACATATGGCTAACGTCCTTGGAAAAGAATATCTTGTCCGTAAAATCAAGGGGGAGGACTTGTTTGCCAAAGAGGCTCGATATCATGATGCATGTCGTAATGCATTGAACTTGGAATACTATCACCATACCCGTGTAGAAATTGTAGATGCAGaatatattaaaaacaggaaCGCGCATAGAAACGCTTACGGCGTTATCAAAGAGTACGTACAAAAAGAAATTATAAATGACTGCCAAGTTTTGAAACTCAGTTCACTGCGTTACATGTATGTTCTCGAGATGCAAAATCAGAGCGAACCAAGTCCTGGATATAGAGCCGAAAAGCTTATGAACAAATTACAAAAGGATGAAACTCTTGGCAATTTCTTAGCCTTTTCTAAAGTTACACTGAAAAGTAGAGGATCATTTTCCTTCTTTCTGGTCTACAACACTAGTATCACACTGCAAGATGCCATGGCATGTGCCTATCAAGTTAGAACGTCTGATTATATGAAGGTGTCTGCTACTTCCCTCCGTTGTATCATCAGAGAGGCATTCATGGATTCAGAAGCTCTTCCGTGGCCACCGACTGCAGATGATATGAGACATCAAGGAGAAAACCTGTTACCCGATGAACTCATAAGATTCCTTACTCTAGTTTTGACCGGTTCCGAATCCTGTCAGCATGAAAGGGCTCATCGATATGTTCTATCCATAGGCCAAGATATCTGTAGAATAGCCACGGATAGCGAATGGAAACTCCCTAAACACATTCTGCTTTGCGCCACTATCCGTCATTTGTATCGCAGCAAAGGTCTGACCACCATTCTCCAGAGACTTGGCCACTGTGAATCGTATGACTTTGGACTGGAACTTGAGACGGCCGTCGCTAAAGCTACCGACGCAGTTTCGACAAACATCACACCATCTATAGTGACAGGAGATGCAAACGAAGTTTTCCATAGTGAATGGGATAATCTGAACAAGATAACAACAAATGTACATGAATCTAACATTATCAACAGTGCGGGCGGCATCATAATCCAGGAGACAAAACCCGACGTAGATGTAAGCCACCATAGGACTCTACCAACCTTCAACAGGACCAAAGAACGGCGCCTTACATCGGACACAACAGAGACTCTCCCGGCAATGAACTTGGGTATAAGAGTGGGCCCAAAGTTTCCAGCAGAGGCATCATTCACAACTCCAGTGGAAAATAACGACGCATTCAAGAAAGGTCTTCATGTTTACTATATCTGGATGCTCAGCAGGTAAGGTTGTTCCGCTCACGAAAGTGACAgtaattagttttaaaatgtccTAAACACTACAGGtcctattttcattatttcaggGCGATGTCCAGTCAAGACAAGCAAACGATTCCAGGCCTTGGGGGTTTCATATCATGCACCGGTGTTCCTCCTCAAAGGAAACCCACCATAAACTATTATGTACCAATTAATCAGCCCATCACACAATACGAAGTTGTGCAAGAACTACTGCGGAAATCCGAGGAAGCATCAGCAGAAGTTAGACAAACATACACAATCAACACATTTGACCTAAGTGTTTGTATGAAAGCGCTCCCACTACTCTGGAAATTTCCGGACAGATACAGCAATCATCTGGTCCTCATTGGCCAATTCCACACTGCCATGAACTATATGGGGATGCTAACTAATCATAAGTGTCGCGGTTCAGGGTACTCAGAAATTCTCCTGGAGGCCCAGTTGGTCACGAGTGGATGTCTGAAGAGCGTGTTAAGTGGAAAAGCATATGCCAAAGCTCTATTTTGTCTGAAAACTGTCTGTGAATCCCTTGAGCGTCTCTTGTTGGAACGCTTCATCCAGGAGGAAGAAATCCAGCTCACCCCTGAGGCGCTCCTGAATCTTATCTCGTCATGTGATCAAGAAAATCTCGACCTAGCACTTCGGGATGAGTCCACACACAATGTCATTAGTCGTTTGTTGGAGTATCAGGACAAAGTGCGACAGGGACATCTCGGCAAGACGGCAGTCTTCTGGTTATCAGTCATGGATCATAGTTGACTGGTGTTTATGCTTCTTCTCTCAGTGAAAACAAACAACCTGGCCCTTTTCCACAAGTGCAACGGAGACATGGCACCCTTATTCTTCGCATACGACGGACACAACTATTCCAGGTAGCATCGAAAGGAAAATGTTgtcaattattttgatatttatgtactttctgtatttgtataaattacGTTCACTTCTTAATTCAGGTATATGACCTGGTTCGAGATTTTCCTCACTAACCTGGAAGTGACACATCCTGGAGCCACAGATCTCATCAGGAAAGACGCCATCGCTGTCGCCCGATCCCTTATCCCAGGAGCCCTCAGCGCTGTTGACAAGACAATGGAGGAAACTTTCATGCGGGTTGCTAAGTCTTCAGGTAGGCAAAGTACATCAGAACAGCTAATGCTATGTTTCATAATTACTATTAATAAAAACATCACTATGAAAATTTGTCTCAACAGGAGGCTTGTTTGGGATCAATTTTCCGGCCTATCAGCGTTGGTGTCGAACGACCTCTGCCCGGGCAGAGTACTATCAAGCCCTTTTGGAGATGTGTGGACTCATCGACGATCCCGAGAGTCCGAAGTCGGGACAGCATCATGACCTAGACCAAGCACAGATTCAGAAGAGTGAAGACGCCGTCAAGCGCACAATTACTGCCATACAGAGTTTCACAAATCCCTTCCAAATGGTTGACAAGGACCGCCTATACTCGCTCGCGTCCGGTGCCCCTGTACCCGAGAAAGTTGAAGTCGATGTTCTGAACGCCGAGATTGTTGGGCATAATGCTAAGGTGAACTTTATCAGAGATCGCATTAAAGGCGGATGTGATACAAGCTACTTCGACCCCATCAAGAAAAGCAAACTCTTGACAATGGAGGCAAACAACAAGATAGTGAAGTTAACCTCTACAGCTGGGAGGTAATATAAGTACAAAGTCATTCACATATTCTaggaaaaatataatattcattaCATTCATTTTACAACTTAAACTAACATCTGTGTCTGTTTTGAAGCTGATCCAGTACCAGGAACAGAGCAACCTAGCATTCCAGTTACTTGTGAAGTCACAGACGCAGGAGGAACCACTTGACCTAGACGAACTTATGCGCTACTCTCTATCACCTGTTCCACACGCACTGGGTACCCCTGATGGTTTCTTCGCCAAAACTAACAAGGCCGCGATGATGCACTTCATTCTGGATGACAAGATGGAAGAGATATCTTATCCCAAAGATACACTATTTATCCAAGATGGGAACGCTCTTTTCCATGCTCTCACAAACCTTGCGCCAACATTTGGAGCCATTTGCTTGCAGCTCTTGGATCAGATGGTGGCCAAAAACACTTTATCTTTTCGACCGACTCCTACCAACCCGACTCCATCAAAGGCCAGGAGAGACTAAGACGCGGCTCGTCCGAAAAGTTTATTGTACAAGGGCCGTCAACGAGAAAGCCACAGGACTTCAAACTATTCTTGGGAAACGACGATAACAAACGTCAATTCTGCCAGCTCTTGCTGAGGACCTGGAAAAGCAACGACGCTACATCTCGATTGGCGACTTCAGATCGACGTCAACGAAATCCATAATCTTCGATCGGACCAGGAGGAAACTGATAGTCGCGTGATACTGTATCTACACCATGCCGTGATGCTTGGATTCAAGTCAGCAGTAGTTAGGACACCCGATAGTGACATATTCTTCATCATGCTGCATCACGCTGACAAGATCAACCTGGACATCTACCTCGATACGGGAACCGGTAAATATCGTCAGCTTGTTAATGTCTCTGAATTAGCAGCATCCCTTGGACAACCGTACTGCAGCACGTTGCTCGGATACTATGTCTTCAGCGGCGAGGATTGTACCAGTTCCTTCAAGGGTAAAGCCAAGTGGCACCTCTAAAAAAGCTGCAAAAGAATCCAAAATTCCAGAAAGCCTTCAGGTTTGTTGATAATATATTATGTTACTCCATGTTAATGTGTTTGTTTTCAGATGACATTCAACTCACATTTCAGGCTAAACTTTCAATTTTATCTTATCACATTGCTGTTCCTGTTTTAGTCAGCTTGGTAACGACTGGGAGGTGAGTCATGAAGTTGAAGAGAATCTCGAGGCCTTCACATGTATGATGTACAATCAGGGACGCGAGAGATCAGTAAATCAGGTCAGGACCAAAATACTCAAGAAAATGGTTGGAGAAGATGAAGCCTTGAACAGTAAGTCAAAAATAGACTTCGCTCGTCTACCACCCCGCAAAGATTCACTTACCCCACATATTCAGCGTGTAAATTACAGGGTGGCATGTTGCAAACGCTCGGCCGAACCCATCTTCTGGAAACCGAAACCATACGACATGAACCAGGGTTGGGAAAAAAAACCAGGATGGGACATTGGAACCGGTCTGGTCTTGTGGTCCAATCTTTCCGCCATCTCTCGTCGACCTTCTGGCTACTGATGAGGAAATCGAGGATGATAGTAATAGTGAGGACGATGAGGTCGATGAGGTCGACTTTGAGGTTGATATGGACGACGATGATGACTATTAAAGAATGTGATTGAGAATAATTCGAACTCGATGGAACTTTTTGTTTTCTATTCTTTGTTTTTCAGTTgtattcaataaaacaaaacatggaTTATTACGGTACTAATCACGTTCTAGTTATAATTGGGAACTGTCTGAATCATGGAAAAACATATGAAGTGGCCTTTGGATGTTTACTTGATCCgggaatatgtattttttttaattatgtgaTTTTTCTCTATGAAcggttgtttttttgttgtttttttttttgggggggggggggggtttccCTTTCTTTTTTCCACCTCAGTCATGTGAGATATATTTTCATAGTACACATATGATGTTTAGACAAAGGTTagttcaattcgaaatgaccgctacaggttttttttcaataattttttttcttgtgatgaaaattatgtagtttatcgatttttttcagtgaaaaaagctgaaaaattCATGATTTTTTCGCCATTTCACAAAATTGAGAAGACTTAAAGtcataattatgattttatcgtattcagcatgtttcaatcatattaaaaaatgtgtttatttgtctttttgtgttgtctggttctctata is a genomic window of Argopecten irradians isolate NY chromosome 10, Ai_NY, whole genome shotgun sequence containing:
- the LOC138332856 gene encoding uncharacterized protein isoform X1; this encodes MANVLGKEYLVRKIKGEDLFAKEARYHDACRNALNLEYYHHTRVEIVDAEYIKNRNAHRNAYGVIKEYVQKEIINDCQVLKLSSLRYMYVLEMQNQSEPSPGYRAEKLMNKLQKDETLGNFLAFSKVTLKSRGSFSFFLVYNTSITLQDAMACAYQVRTSDYMKVSATSLRCIIREAFMDSEALPWPPTADDMRHQGENLLPDELIRFLTLVLTGSESCQHERAHRYVLSIGQDICRIATDSEWKLPKHILLCATIRHLYRSKGLTTILQRLGHCESYDFGLELETAVAKATDAVSTNITPSIVTGDANEVFHSEWDNLNKITTNVHESNIINSAGGIIIQETKPDVDVSHHRTLPTFNRTKERRLTSDTTETLPAMNLGIRVGPKFPAEASFTTPVENNDAFKKGLHVYYIWMLSRY